The DNA region GTGGTGGTAGGTCGGCGTATTGTTTTTTGTTTGTTGTAGTAAGTTTTGGTATTTTGTTTTGATGCGTTATGGTGTGGTGCTGTCTACATAGCAAAACCAAATTGTCGAGTGATGTTGTACCGCCGTCTATCCAGTGTTTAATGTGGTGAGCGTCACA from Acidimicrobiia bacterium includes:
- a CDS encoding HNH endonuclease yields the protein MKGCTTPTKWCDAHHIKHWIDGGTTSLDNLVLLCRQHHTITHQNKIPKLTTTNKKQYADLPP